The following proteins are co-located in the Oncorhynchus gorbuscha isolate QuinsamMale2020 ecotype Even-year linkage group LG22, OgorEven_v1.0, whole genome shotgun sequence genome:
- the LOC124009607 gene encoding NADH dehydrogenase [ubiquinone] 1 alpha subcomplex subunit 13-like: MAASKVKQDMPPPGGYGPVDYKRNLPKRGLSGYSMLAIGVGVMCFGYWRLFKWNRERRRLQIEELEARIALLPLLQAEQDRRQLRMLRENLEEEAVVMKDVPGWKVGENVFHTDRWVAPLTEELFNLRPREELLHKRFGFLWYV; encoded by the exons ATGGCGGCGTCCAAGGTGAAGCAGGACATGCCTCCTCCGGGGGGTTATGGTCCCGTTGATTATAAGAGAAATCTCCCCAAAAGGGGACTATCTG GGTATAGCATGCTCGCCATTGGAGTCGGTGTCATGTGTTTCGGTTATTGGAGACTCTTcaaatggaacagggagaggag GCGGTTGCAGATTGAGGAACTGGAAGCAAGGATAGCTCTTCTGCCTTTGCTGCAAGCAGAGCAGGACCGGAG GCAACTACGGATGCTGCGGGAGAATCTGGAGGAGGAAGCAGTCGTAATGAAAGATGTCCCCGGCTGGAAG GTGGGAGAGAATGTCTTCCACACAGACCGCTGGGTGGCCCCCCTCACTGAGGAGCTGTTTAACCTTAGACCCCGGGAAGAGCTTCTACACAAGCGCTTTGGCTTCCTGTGGTACGTGTAG
- the LOC124009606 gene encoding yjeF N-terminal domain-containing 3-like, producing MDYSCSNIETLRKPLRYLSNEEAAALEAELLGEYRFGPQQLMEIWGHACAIAITKAFPLSSLKRHPTVLVICGPSQNGCIGLACARHLRMFDYMPTVYYPKRSTLALHRDFTVQCEKTDIPFLSFLPAEVQLINDAYNLVVDAILGPETEPSDISEPYSSILLTLRHIRIPIASVDIPSGWDEANVDSINPTVLISLMAPKKCAVGFSGTHYLVGRILPYDIQRKYELNAPEYHGTDCLVELG from the exons ATGGACTACAGCTGTTCTAACATAGAGACACTCAGAAAGCCTCTCCGCTACCTCAG taatGAGGAGGCTGCGGCCTTGGAGGCAGAGTTGTTGGGAGAGTATCGCTTTGGACCGCAGCAACTGATGGAGATCTGGGGCCATGCCTGTGCCATCGCTATCACCAAG GCCTTCCCCCTGAGTTCCCTCAAGAGGCATCCTACAGTGTTGGTGATCTGTGGTCCCAGTCAGAATGGCTGTATTGGTCTGGCCTGCGCTCGCCACTTACGCATGTTT GACTATATGCCCACAGTGTACTACCCCAAGCGCTCTACTCTGGCCCTGCACCGAGACTTTACAGTACAGTGTGAGAAAACGGACATCCCTTTCCTCTCATTTCTTCCCGCAGAG GTGCAGCTGATAAACGATGCATATAACCTGGTGGTGGATGCCATCCTGGGGCCGGAGACAGAGCCGTCTGATATCAGTGAGCCCTACAGCAGCATCCTGCTCACCCTCAGACACATCCGTATCCCCATTGCCAGTGTGGACATCCCCTCAG GGTGGGACGAGGCCAACGTTGACTCTATAAACCCGACAGTGCTCATCTCCCTCATGGCACCAAAGAAGTGTGCTGTCGGTTTCAGTGGGACACATTACCTGGTGGGACGCATCCTGCCCTATGACATCCAGAGGAAGTATGAGCTCAATGCACCAGAATACCATGGCACAGACTGTCTGGTTGAGCTAGGGTAA
- the LOC124009494 gene encoding glycine-rich RNA-binding protein 7-like isoform X1: MSDEGKLFVGGLSFDTTEESLAEAFAKYGNIAKVDVIRDKETGRSRGFGFVKYDNAEDAKDALDGMNGKSVDGRTIRVDEAGKGGGRSGGGGGGFRGSRGGGGGYGGGGGYGGGRGRGGRVYSRGGGGYGGGGGDRGYGERSYGGGGGDRSYGGGGGDRSYGSGGGYRSGGGGGYSSGGGGYRDNRGQGGYGDRSGGSYRDSYDSYAAHE; this comes from the exons ATGTCCGACGAAGGAAAACTTTTCGTCGGTGGCCTGAGCTTCGACACAACAGAAGAATCTCTGGCTGAAGCTTTCGCTAAGTATGGAAACATAGCAAAAG TTGATGTCATCAGGGACAAAGAAACGGGAAGATCTCGTGGATTCGGCTTCGTAAAGTACGATAATGCCGAGGATGCGAAGGATGCATTGGATGGCATGAACGGCAAG TCAGTTGACGGCAGAACAATTCGTGTGGACGAGGCAGGCAAGGGTGGTGGTCGTTCTGGAGGCGGAGGTGGTGGATTCAGAGGGTCCAGAGGAGGCGGTGGTGGATATGGCGGTGGAGGTGGatatggaggggggagaggaagaggtgggcgAGTTTACTCGCGAG GTGGTGGaggatatggtggtggtggtggtgacaggggATATGGTGAGAGGAGTTATGGCGGTGGTGGCGGAGACCGGAGCTATGGCGGTGGTGGCGGAGACCGGAGCTATGGAAGTGGTGGTGGATACAGGAGCGGCGGTGGCGGAGGATACTCTTCCGGTGGCGGAGGATACAGGGACAATAG GGGCCAGGGAGGCTACGGGGATCGCTCTGGGGGATCCTACAGAGACAGCTACGACAGTTATG CTGCTCACGAGTAA
- the LOC124009494 gene encoding cold-inducible RNA-binding protein B-like isoform X2, with amino-acid sequence MSDEGKLFVGGLSFDTTEESLAEAFAKYGNIAKVDVIRDKETGRSRGFGFVKYDNAEDAKDALDGMNGKSVDGRTIRVDEAGKGGGRSGGGGGGFRGSRGGGGGYGGGGGYGGGRGRGGGGYGGGGGDRGYGERSYGGGGGDRSYGGGGGDRSYGSGGGYRSGGGGGYSSGGGGYRDNRGQGGYGDRSGGSYRDSYDSYAAHE; translated from the exons ATGTCCGACGAAGGAAAACTTTTCGTCGGTGGCCTGAGCTTCGACACAACAGAAGAATCTCTGGCTGAAGCTTTCGCTAAGTATGGAAACATAGCAAAAG TTGATGTCATCAGGGACAAAGAAACGGGAAGATCTCGTGGATTCGGCTTCGTAAAGTACGATAATGCCGAGGATGCGAAGGATGCATTGGATGGCATGAACGGCAAG TCAGTTGACGGCAGAACAATTCGTGTGGACGAGGCAGGCAAGGGTGGTGGTCGTTCTGGAGGCGGAGGTGGTGGATTCAGAGGGTCCAGAGGAGGCGGTGGTGGATATGGCGGTGGAGGTGGatatggaggggggagaggaagag GTGGTGGaggatatggtggtggtggtggtgacaggggATATGGTGAGAGGAGTTATGGCGGTGGTGGCGGAGACCGGAGCTATGGCGGTGGTGGCGGAGACCGGAGCTATGGAAGTGGTGGTGGATACAGGAGCGGCGGTGGCGGAGGATACTCTTCCGGTGGCGGAGGATACAGGGACAATAG GGGCCAGGGAGGCTACGGGGATCGCTCTGGGGGATCCTACAGAGACAGCTACGACAGTTATG CTGCTCACGAGTAA
- the LOC124009494 gene encoding cold-inducible RNA-binding protein B-like isoform X3 has product MSDEGKLFVGGLSFDTTEESLAEAFAKYGNIAKVDVIRDKETGRSRGFGFVKYDNAEDAKDALDGMNGKSVDGRTIRVDEAGKGGGRSGGGGGGFRGSRGGGGGYGGGGGGGYGGGGGDRGYGERSYGGGGGDRSYGGGGGDRSYGSGGGYRSGGGGGYSSGGGGYRDNRGQGGYGDRSGGSYRDSYDSYAAHE; this is encoded by the exons ATGTCCGACGAAGGAAAACTTTTCGTCGGTGGCCTGAGCTTCGACACAACAGAAGAATCTCTGGCTGAAGCTTTCGCTAAGTATGGAAACATAGCAAAAG TTGATGTCATCAGGGACAAAGAAACGGGAAGATCTCGTGGATTCGGCTTCGTAAAGTACGATAATGCCGAGGATGCGAAGGATGCATTGGATGGCATGAACGGCAAG TCAGTTGACGGCAGAACAATTCGTGTGGACGAGGCAGGCAAGGGTGGTGGTCGTTCTGGAGGCGGAGGTGGTGGATTCAGAGGGTCCAGAGGAGGCGGTGGTGGATATGGCGGTGGAG GTGGTGGaggatatggtggtggtggtggtgacaggggATATGGTGAGAGGAGTTATGGCGGTGGTGGCGGAGACCGGAGCTATGGCGGTGGTGGCGGAGACCGGAGCTATGGAAGTGGTGGTGGATACAGGAGCGGCGGTGGCGGAGGATACTCTTCCGGTGGCGGAGGATACAGGGACAATAG GGGCCAGGGAGGCTACGGGGATCGCTCTGGGGGATCCTACAGAGACAGCTACGACAGTTATG CTGCTCACGAGTAA